A single region of the Deltaproteobacteria bacterium IMCC39524 genome encodes:
- the ccsA gene encoding cytochrome c biogenesis protein CcsA, whose product FPSTKILDDLNYKAIMIGFPMLTLGIITGAAWANYAWGTYWSWDPKETWSLIVWFIYAAFLHARFTRGWVGRRVAWLSIFGFAATIFCYLGVNLVLSGLHSYGG is encoded by the coding sequence TGTTCCCCAGCACCAAGATCCTGGACGATTTGAACTACAAGGCGATCATGATCGGTTTCCCGATGCTGACCCTAGGTATCATCACCGGCGCTGCCTGGGCCAACTATGCCTGGGGCACTTACTGGAGTTGGGACCCGAAAGAGACCTGGAGCCTGATCGTCTGGTTTATCTATGCTGCCTTCCTGCACGCCCGCTTTACCCGTGGCTGGGTAGGGCGTCGCGTGGCCTGGCTGTCGATCTTCGGCTTTGCCGCAACCATCTTCTGCTATCTTGGCGTGAACCTGGTGCTTTCTGGTTTGCATTCCTACGGGGGGTAG
- a CDS encoding TlpA disulfide reductase family protein: MRNLVLVVVIVLVGASVYLVSSSSSRPPSEWVKSVAVGDLAPDFQLEDTKGNKVSLSDLRGKVVLVNFWATWCPPCIEEMPSMERLNEAIAGDDFVMLAINTEENGPGIVPAFLEKTPYSFPILYDNKGVVQKRYGVFKFPESFIVNKDGTVAEKIIGPLDWSSLKTITYFKSLIKG; the protein is encoded by the coding sequence ATGCGTAATTTGGTCCTGGTCGTTGTTATCGTGTTGGTTGGTGCTTCTGTCTATCTTGTGTCTTCAAGCAGTTCACGGCCCCCCAGTGAATGGGTCAAATCGGTCGCTGTCGGTGATCTTGCCCCTGATTTCCAGCTTGAAGATACAAAAGGTAACAAGGTCTCTTTATCGGATTTGCGAGGCAAGGTTGTCCTGGTCAATTTCTGGGCGACCTGGTGTCCGCCATGCATAGAAGAGATGCCTTCAATGGAGAGACTCAACGAAGCCATTGCCGGCGATGATTTTGTCATGCTGGCGATCAATACAGAAGAAAATGGTCCTGGTATTGTTCCCGCTTTCCTGGAAAAGACCCCCTACAGCTTTCCCATCCTATATGACAACAAAGGTGTCGTGCAGAAACGTTATGGAGTGTTCAAGTTTCCTGAGTCTTTTATTGTTAACAAAGATGGGACCGTTGCAGAGAAAATCATTGGTCCACTTGACTGGTCGAGTCTTAAAACGATCACCTACTTCAAAAGCCTTATCAAAGGATAA
- a CDS encoding cytochrome c biogenesis protein CcdA gives MLQQTADITYWIAFTAGILSFASPCVLPLIPSYLTYITGLSFSQLDDEHPDAKVRLTVLLHTLCFILGFSAVFVLLGAIAGIASSSIQIYLREGLGWVEKIGGILIFLFGVHMTGLFHFSALLGEKRVHLHKRPSGFAGTCLVGVAFAAGWTPCIGPILASILVVAASSGQVGEGVGLLAVYSLGLGLPFLLSGLLFHQFLSAFKRFRKHIRLIEIGTGVMLMVVGVMLMFSLLGPVTMFLYQWVPVRG, from the coding sequence TTGCTACAGCAAACAGCTGATATCACCTATTGGATTGCGTTTACCGCCGGGATTTTATCGTTTGCCTCACCCTGCGTGTTGCCTTTGATCCCCTCGTACCTGACCTACATCACTGGGCTGTCTTTCAGCCAACTTGATGATGAACATCCGGATGCCAAGGTTCGCCTGACGGTTCTGCTGCACACCTTATGCTTCATCCTCGGTTTTTCCGCCGTATTTGTTCTGCTTGGCGCCATTGCCGGTATCGCTTCCAGTAGCATCCAGATCTACCTGCGCGAGGGACTGGGCTGGGTAGAAAAGATCGGTGGGATATTGATCTTCCTGTTTGGTGTGCATATGACCGGGCTGTTCCATTTTAGTGCCCTCCTCGGCGAAAAAAGGGTTCACTTGCATAAGAGACCGAGTGGTTTTGCCGGGACTTGCTTGGTTGGTGTTGCTTTTGCGGCTGGCTGGACGCCCTGCATCGGCCCGATTCTCGCGTCAATTCTGGTGGTGGCCGCATCTTCCGGTCAGGTCGGCGAAGGGGTCGGCTTGCTGGCGGTCTATTCTCTGGGGCTGGGTCTTCCTTTCTTGCTGTCGGGCCTTCTGTTTCACCAATTTCTGTCAGCTTTCAAGCGCTTCCGTAAGCACATTCGCCTCATTGAAATCGGTACCGGAGTTATGCTGATGGTGGTTGGTGTCATGCTCATGTTTAGTCTGCTCGGGCCGGTCACTATGTTTTTGTACCAGTGGGTTCCTGTCAGAGGATAA